In Triticum aestivum cultivar Chinese Spring chromosome 5B, IWGSC CS RefSeq v2.1, whole genome shotgun sequence, the following proteins share a genomic window:
- the LOC123114612 gene encoding uncharacterized protein: MSCFVFLQLGEFLLRSQGPAVAVGASDRTILVILLLLPTAIVVWSLKGTHCSTADRRRRTGMMNKLHFWFYGLLSNGRCALCVVFMKRFCLDSLLESLCASRPAAELCLARLTTSVWLDGLLNGYRLAPLALTPTEEQLLHHNLHVQPQWFWLLHKGLCCSLKEFSCLMTMLWLQPGGGGDLILGSEKVDDSLRSPNLLQLQQRI; this comes from the exons ATGAGCTGTTTTGTGTTCCTGCAGTTAGGGGAGTTCCTGCTCCGCTCGCAAGGACCTGCCGTTGCCGTGGGAGCCTCCGACCGCACCATCCTTGTTATTCTTCTTCTACTACCCACTGCTATCGTTGTTTGGTCTCTCAAG GGCACCCACTGCAGCACTGCTGATAGACGGCGAAGGACTGGTATGATGAATAAACTGCACTTCTGGTTCTACGGGTTGCTCTCTAATGGAAG GTGTGCTTTGTGTGTTGTTTTCATGAAGCGGTTCTGCCTAGATTCATTGCTGGAGTCCCTGTGCGCCTCCAGACCCGCTGCTGAGCTGTGCCTGGCACGCCTCACGACCTCAGTGTGGCTTGATGGGTTACTGAACGGGTACCGCCTTGCCCCTTTGGCGCTGACACCGACGGAAGAGCAGTTACTGCATCATAACCTTCATGTTCAGCCACAATGGTTCTG GCTTTTACATAAAGGGCTCTGCTGCTCCCTCAAGGAATTCAGCTGTTTGATGACAATGCTTTGGCTGCAACCTGGGGGTGGTGGTGACCTCATCCTTGGTTCTG AAAAAGTAGATGATTCTTTGAGGTCGCCTAACCTTCTGCAACTGCAGCAAAG GATTTAG